The Candidatus Eisenbacteria bacterium genome includes a window with the following:
- a CDS encoding DUF2339 domain-containing protein — translation MELLLLAGLILSILPWVLVFLVFHQRRQVRELAERLENLEREWMRARERLAPRHEAAREAVTGSEPVPATAAPAAPATSVPVISTPAIVETVPREASRAPTLPETPPHAPRSRYEDPSRAEPRAHLDPTRLEQQIGGIWLQNVGSVLLLLGAFFLIVWGYATRRIGPEVLVLAGVLLGIVVAWRGNVIARTLQALGNALIGVGLGTIYITLYVGHFRMGVLPQWAAFSFLAVVALATIAIGLRRREPIIASLGVIGAFLPQLLSVWIPLQGFRLPLPTLLAYFAVVNGVVFALAATVGWSGLAIFSMLLTTWTWAANATPTWSFGTQLGLTALFAALGLAPVVRLARAPAPVRNIDLLVVALAPLLLLLGSVPYFLHAGRVQAAWLLGALGALYIGGAIWIESRRERRDLWKPLTGAATVFLTAALERGMDPEHLAMAWAVEGVVLVALGLGLGRDAWLRLLGYGVSSLSACWLVTVLFRGWTHTGVPGFLHPASLRDLFCVASLLTLAHLVGRKREVLDDGERGWVPGTSAVVANLFLMTWIAREAGRLRHVLPPISGPDAGSATVALTGTAWLLHALVLTILGRREGGAVLRHTGYVAGIGGAIALLAAYGGEYFWRPQAVPFVSTTALIVALGVIVAIATSSLLARDRARLGPAEDRMPEFVAGAANVILMVWIAREAVRLRPTLPGLQGSGAGAADWTLGSLGWLVQAFVLLVLARRSGARVLRFFGYVVGGAGAAWLWVGHAAADVWTAGEPPFLNTAALIVALGALALIAVSEFLWRQREQLGPSERRMPETAAAAANLVLLLWWAREAGHLAVALAPSGSPAAGGARTLAAIFTSAAWTLQAIVLFAIGWLRNSAFLRWSGLALFGLTVVKFLAIDLDRVDAFWRFAGAVGIGAALLVVSFLYQRRGKRIAGAVAPPTSEASGIEAP, via the coding sequence ATGGAGCTGTTGCTGCTCGCGGGGCTGATCCTCAGCATCCTGCCCTGGGTGCTCGTGTTCCTGGTATTCCACCAGCGGCGTCAAGTTCGAGAGCTCGCCGAAAGGCTCGAGAATCTGGAGCGCGAGTGGATGCGAGCACGCGAGCGACTCGCGCCGCGTCACGAAGCGGCGCGCGAAGCCGTCACCGGGTCCGAGCCCGTCCCCGCGACGGCTGCTCCGGCGGCGCCCGCGACGTCTGTTCCGGTAATCTCCACGCCGGCCATCGTCGAAACCGTCCCTAGGGAAGCATCCCGCGCTCCGACGCTTCCCGAGACCCCGCCGCATGCGCCGCGCTCCCGCTACGAGGATCCCTCGCGCGCCGAGCCGCGCGCGCACCTCGACCCGACCCGCCTGGAGCAGCAGATCGGCGGCATCTGGCTCCAGAACGTCGGCTCGGTGCTCCTCCTCCTGGGCGCCTTCTTCCTCATCGTCTGGGGGTATGCGACCCGGAGGATCGGCCCCGAAGTCCTCGTCCTCGCCGGGGTGCTCCTGGGCATCGTGGTCGCGTGGCGCGGAAACGTCATCGCGCGCACCCTGCAGGCGCTCGGGAATGCGCTCATCGGCGTGGGACTCGGGACGATCTACATCACGCTCTACGTCGGGCACTTCCGGATGGGCGTGCTCCCGCAGTGGGCCGCGTTCTCGTTCCTCGCGGTGGTGGCGCTGGCGACCATCGCCATCGGGCTCCGCCGGCGCGAGCCGATCATCGCGTCGCTGGGGGTCATCGGCGCGTTCCTGCCGCAGCTCCTGTCCGTGTGGATCCCGCTCCAGGGGTTCCGCCTCCCGCTCCCGACGCTCCTCGCGTACTTCGCGGTGGTGAACGGCGTCGTATTCGCGCTCGCAGCCACCGTCGGGTGGAGCGGCCTCGCGATCTTCTCGATGCTCCTCACCACGTGGACGTGGGCCGCGAACGCGACGCCGACCTGGAGCTTCGGCACGCAGCTCGGACTCACCGCGCTCTTCGCCGCCCTCGGTCTCGCGCCAGTGGTTCGGCTCGCACGGGCGCCGGCGCCGGTTCGGAACATCGATCTCCTCGTGGTCGCGCTGGCGCCGCTTCTCCTGCTCCTCGGCTCGGTTCCGTACTTCCTGCACGCGGGGCGCGTCCAGGCCGCGTGGCTCCTGGGAGCGCTCGGCGCGCTCTACATCGGGGGCGCGATTTGGATCGAGTCGCGGCGGGAGCGTCGGGACCTGTGGAAGCCGCTCACCGGGGCCGCGACGGTCTTCCTCACCGCCGCGCTCGAGCGCGGCATGGATCCGGAGCACCTCGCCATGGCGTGGGCCGTCGAGGGAGTCGTCCTCGTGGCGCTCGGTCTCGGTCTCGGGCGCGACGCGTGGCTCCGGCTCCTGGGATACGGCGTCTCGTCGCTCTCCGCGTGCTGGCTCGTCACCGTCCTGTTCCGAGGGTGGACCCACACGGGGGTTCCGGGGTTCCTCCACCCCGCGTCCCTTCGAGATCTCTTCTGCGTGGCCTCGCTTCTCACCCTGGCGCATCTCGTGGGGCGGAAGCGCGAGGTCCTGGACGACGGCGAGCGCGGCTGGGTTCCCGGCACCAGCGCCGTCGTCGCGAACCTCTTCCTCATGACATGGATCGCCCGGGAAGCGGGGCGGCTGCGACACGTGCTCCCGCCGATCTCCGGACCGGACGCGGGGAGCGCCACGGTCGCCCTCACCGGGACGGCGTGGCTCCTCCACGCTCTCGTCCTCACCATCCTGGGGCGGCGCGAGGGCGGTGCGGTTCTCCGGCACACGGGATACGTCGCGGGCATCGGAGGTGCGATCGCGCTCCTCGCCGCGTACGGCGGCGAGTACTTCTGGAGACCCCAGGCCGTGCCGTTCGTGAGCACCACCGCGCTCATCGTGGCGCTCGGCGTGATCGTCGCGATCGCGACGTCGAGCCTCCTCGCGCGGGACCGCGCGCGGCTCGGACCCGCGGAGGATCGCATGCCGGAGTTCGTGGCCGGGGCGGCGAACGTCATCCTCATGGTCTGGATCGCGCGTGAGGCCGTACGACTGCGCCCGACCTTGCCGGGACTCCAGGGCTCCGGGGCGGGCGCCGCGGACTGGACGCTCGGCTCTCTCGGGTGGCTGGTCCAGGCGTTCGTGCTCCTCGTGCTCGCGCGCCGGTCGGGAGCGCGCGTGCTGCGCTTCTTCGGATACGTCGTGGGCGGAGCCGGCGCCGCGTGGCTCTGGGTCGGGCACGCGGCGGCGGACGTGTGGACGGCGGGGGAGCCGCCATTCCTCAACACGGCCGCGCTCATCGTCGCCCTCGGCGCGCTCGCCCTGATCGCCGTCTCCGAGTTCCTGTGGCGCCAGCGCGAGCAGCTCGGACCTTCCGAGCGGCGCATGCCGGAGACCGCGGCGGCCGCGGCGAATCTCGTCCTGCTCCTCTGGTGGGCGCGCGAGGCGGGCCACCTCGCGGTGGCGCTCGCCCCTTCGGGCAGCCCGGCCGCGGGCGGAGCACGCACGCTCGCGGCGATCTTCACGAGCGCCGCCTGGACGCTCCAGGCCATCGTGCTCTTCGCGATCGGGTGGCTCCGGAACTCGGCCTTCCTGCGCTGGAGCGGGCTCGCCCTCTTCGGACTCACCGTCGTCAAGTTCCTCGCCATCGACCTGGACCGCGTCGACGCGTTCTGGCGATTCGCCGGAGCCGTGGGGATCGGGGCGGCGCTCCTCGTGGTTTCGTTCCTGTATCAGAGGCGCGGGAAGCGGATCGCGGGAGCCGTCGCGCCCCCGACGTCCGAGGCGTCGGGGATCGAAGCGCCCTGA
- a CDS encoding GNAT family N-acetyltransferase, with the protein MSRDVRRDILIREDDLTGPEIAALLRAHLDHSAAHSPPESVHALDLNRLRVPEITFWSAWLDGDLAGCAALKELSPGHGEIKSMHTASAHRGKGVAARLLDRVLEEARARSYRRLSLETGSMEAFAPARSLYARFGFRFCPPFPPYREDPHSVFMTLELGPIPDG; encoded by the coding sequence ATGAGCCGTGACGTGCGCCGGGACATCCTCATCCGTGAGGACGATCTCACCGGCCCCGAGATCGCCGCCCTCCTTCGAGCGCACCTCGACCACTCCGCGGCCCACTCGCCGCCGGAGAGCGTGCACGCGCTCGACCTGAACCGGCTTCGCGTCCCCGAGATCACCTTCTGGAGCGCGTGGCTCGATGGAGATCTGGCGGGCTGCGCCGCGCTCAAGGAACTCTCGCCCGGTCACGGCGAGATCAAGTCGATGCACACGGCGAGCGCGCATCGAGGGAAGGGGGTGGCGGCGCGTCTTCTCGATCGCGTCCTCGAGGAAGCGAGAGCGCGCTCCTACCGGCGCCTCAGTCTGGAGACGGGGTCGATGGAGGCGTTCGCTCCGGCGCGCTCCCTCTACGCCCGATTCGGATTTCGCTTCTGTCCGCCGTTCCCGCCGTACCGCGAGGATCCGCACAGCGTCTTCATGACGCTCGAGCTGGGGCCGATACCGGACGGCTAG
- a CDS encoding CAP domain-containing protein has product MAPRSITTSPAPPAPASVAGPSDPSIQSLVDLVNSHRASRGLHPLAWDERVAAVAQAHSQDMVDRGFYGHVNPDGEGPDERLTEAGIAYTAWGENYCYGFSSASSAFNFWINSGAHRANIENGNFTHHGVGKVGSVWTHVFLRPPNVTGVELSVTRPRPDGR; this is encoded by the coding sequence ATGGCGCCTCGGTCCATCACCACGTCTCCCGCGCCGCCCGCACCGGCCTCGGTCGCCGGCCCGTCCGACCCCTCCATTCAGTCCCTCGTGGATCTGGTGAACAGCCATCGCGCCTCGAGGGGGCTCCATCCCCTCGCCTGGGACGAGCGGGTGGCCGCGGTCGCCCAGGCGCACAGCCAGGACATGGTGGACCGAGGCTTCTACGGCCACGTCAACCCGGACGGAGAAGGGCCGGACGAGCGGCTCACCGAAGCCGGAATCGCCTACACGGCGTGGGGTGAGAACTACTGCTACGGGTTCTCCTCGGCTTCGTCCGCCTTCAACTTCTGGATCAACAGCGGCGCGCATCGCGCGAACATCGAGAACGGGAACTTCACGCACCACGGCGTGGGGAAGGTCGGGAGCGTCTGGACGCACGTGTTCCTCCGCCCGCCGAACGTGACGGGCGTGGAGCTGTCGGTCACCCGACCACGTCCGGACGGGCGGTGA
- a CDS encoding CAP domain-containing protein, whose product MARRVLHSRESMLHVNPHPGRVLRIAAILLVSIFPIACVDDDPPTAPSAGSPRPSPSPGSGPTDAEVISFVDRMNEHRVSQGLSPLAWHSGVAAVATAHSQDMENRDFFSHTNPDGDGPGDRLDAAGITYRAWGENIAWGYATGASVLSAWLASSGHRANIENGYFTHHGVGKVGTIWTHVFLRPSSSSAAGAPVTTSAPPPIRKHEQER is encoded by the coding sequence ATGGCACGCCGCGTGCTCCACTCGAGAGAATCCATGCTCCACGTGAATCCACATCCAGGCCGAGTCCTTCGGATCGCGGCGATCCTGCTGGTTTCGATCTTCCCGATCGCGTGCGTGGACGACGACCCTCCGACGGCGCCGTCCGCCGGTTCGCCGCGTCCGTCCCCATCGCCGGGATCCGGCCCGACCGACGCCGAGGTCATCTCGTTCGTCGATCGAATGAACGAGCATCGCGTGTCGCAGGGTCTCTCCCCGCTCGCGTGGCACTCCGGTGTGGCCGCGGTCGCGACGGCGCACAGCCAGGACATGGAGAACCGCGACTTCTTCAGCCACACGAATCCGGACGGCGACGGACCCGGGGACCGGCTGGACGCGGCCGGGATCACCTACCGGGCGTGGGGCGAGAACATCGCGTGGGGTTACGCGACGGGCGCCTCCGTGTTGAGCGCCTGGCTCGCGAGCAGCGGGCACCGGGCGAACATCGAGAACGGGTACTTCACCCATCACGGCGTCGGCAAGGTGGGAACCATCTGGACGCACGTGTTCCTGAGACCGAGCTCCAGCAGCGCCGCGGGCGCACCGGTGACCACGTCCGCTCCTCCGCCCATCCGGAAACACGAACAGGAGCGCTAG
- a CDS encoding PaaI family thioesterase, which translates to MSTPANPDFDRAVRESFAKQEAMRTLGASLRHVAPGQVEIQLPHRDDLTQQHGFLHAGVVTAVLDSSCGYAAFSLMPPGAGVLSVEFKVNLLAPAKGDVLVARGRVVRAGRTITVCQADGWMLSDGHETPVATMLATIMTVTARPDVVG; encoded by the coding sequence ATGAGCACTCCCGCGAACCCGGACTTCGACCGCGCCGTGCGTGAAAGCTTCGCGAAGCAGGAGGCGATGCGAACGCTCGGCGCGTCCCTTCGGCATGTCGCGCCGGGGCAGGTCGAGATCCAGCTTCCTCACCGTGACGACCTGACCCAGCAGCACGGCTTCCTCCACGCGGGCGTGGTGACCGCCGTCCTCGACAGCTCGTGCGGATACGCCGCGTTCAGCCTCATGCCGCCCGGAGCCGGCGTGCTGAGCGTGGAGTTCAAGGTGAACCTTCTCGCGCCGGCGAAGGGGGATGTCCTCGTCGCCCGTGGACGCGTCGTTCGCGCCGGCCGGACGATCACCGTGTGTCAGGCGGACGGATGGATGCTCTCGGACGGCCACGAGACGCCGGTCGCGACGATGCTGGCCACGATCATGACCGTCACCGCCCGTCCGGACGTGGTCGGGTGA